A window of Pseudomonadota bacterium genomic DNA:
TTCCGATCTCGCGCAGGGCGGCGCCGGTCTGTCCGGCCAGTCGTTGATTGCGTCGTCGCAGCGGCGCCAAGCGTCCTTCCGATCCCAATCGTTCCCACTGGAGCAGGCGGCCGAGGAGACCGCGAGGACGACGGCCACGAGGACCGGGATCGCGGAGTGGGCGCGTGATCTGGCGGCAGGCTGGGTGGTGCGCATCGCGTGACCTCGACCGAGCAGCTACTTCTTCTTCGCGTGCTCTCCGCAGAAGCCTTTGCCCCGCGCCCACGCGTTCTTCGTGCACCCCTTGCGCTTGCAGGTCGGCCACTTGATCTTCTTCGCCGTCTTCTTCGCGGAAGCTTTCGGCGGACGCCCCGGCTTGCGGCCCAGCGGCTTCGCCACCTTCGCCGGTCGCCCACGCTTCGGCAGCTCCCCCTGCAGCGCGAGCAGCTCCTGCAACGAGGCTTCCTTCACGGCGGCGAGGATCGACTGCGCGAAGGCGTGAGCCGCCTTCTCGATGGTGGATGCGAGCTGGGACATGTTGGGTCTCCTCTCTCTGTGTATGTCAACCGATCCGGGTGGGCCACTATACCCTACGCCACATCTCCCTGAACATCTCCGGGCGGCACAGTTCGACGAGCGGCTTCTTCGCCCACGCTCTGTTCCGCACCTCGACGGCGACCATAGCGCGAGTATAGACTACGAGCATGCGGCTGTTCAGGATCGCGATTTTCGGGCTCGGTACGATCTGCTCGGTGACGCTGGGCAGCGGTTGCTACCCGGTCAAGCTCTCACCCGAGTGCAAGAACGCCATCAGCGCATGCCTCGCGAGTTGCGACGGGCAGAGCAGCGTCTCCGCGCCGGCGATGACGTCGTCTTCCGGCCACGATGCGTACCCCACGGACCACCGCTCCGACTGCGAGTCAGCCTGCCAAGGCTCCTGCGGCGACTGAACAAGAGGGGAAGAAAGCGCCCAAGACCGACCACCCCATCGTCCCGCTGCCTCGGTCACTCGTTGTACGGAGACTTCGAAGCGTCCTTGGACTTCTTCGATTTTACCTTCTTGATCGTCTGCGCAGAGGCCCCGTCGCTCGCGGTGGGTGCTCCGTCCAGCGCCGTGTCTTTCTTCAAGCTCAGATCGGGTGCTTCTCCGTCAGTTGTCGCTTCCTCTGCGGCGACCGGCGGCTCTTCCTGCTCCGCCATTTGGGTCGCCTCGTCGCTCCCTGCCTCACCGGTTGGCGGTGGAGCGATTTGATCGGGGTCTCCGAAAACGACGACGTCTGCGGACACGACCGTGCAGTTCTTCCACGCGAGTAAAAAGAACTTGAACGTCCAGTCTTCTACGACATTCACGAGCTGGTAGTCCGGTCGGTATTTCTTGAGAACCTGCCTATGGACCTGCTTGATCGCCGCCGCGTAGGAGTGATCGTCGATTCCGAAGCCCAGCACCGTCGTCTTGCACGCTTCACCTCTGAGTCCGTGCTGCACGAATCTGTAGTCCCGCTCGGCGAGTGGAACAAAGGTCGGCTGGGACTGGAACGAACCGGCTCTGACTCCGCCGCACCCCGTGGTCGAGATCGCCACCAATGTGATGACCCCGACAAAAACGGCTCCGATGCTCGTGCAGAGGACACACCCCTTCGTTGCGTTCATACCCCGCCCCCTTTCTCTGTGGGTTACGGCAGACATCGTGCCACGGGCGCGACTGTGCAGCAAGGAGGCCGGGGAGCGCCTCGCACAGGCGGCAGGGAGGGCGGCTACGGGATCACCAGATCATGATCCGGAACGGACACAACGGACACTAACTTCATATTTTACGCGGGCCTTGCCCACGCCGCCGTCGCTGAAGCTTGAGCGCCACGCGTAGTCGTCGTCGGTAGAGGAAGACCAAAATAGTCCGGTTTTAAACTCAAACATCCTATTACATGAATCGCTCAACCCACACTTTTTGCAATTCCCGCTCTTTTCATTCCCAACGTCACTGTCGCAACCGCCAAGCAGATCGATGAATTCCTGTCGAGTAGGCAAACGATAGCCTGAAGGGCAGGCATGCATGGCTGCGTTCCAGTCCATCTGCATGGCCTCACGAATACACACTGAGCCGCTCCACGTCTGGCCGAGCGGACAACGGAGCCAATATAGATTAGTACCAGGTTGCTGCACCTCTCGACTTTGGGTCGCCTCCGCAACTTTCTTTTTCGCCTCCTCTTCCAATCGGGCCCGTTCGGCAGCAAGACGTTGTTGCTCAGCTGTTGCCGCGGTTGCTTGAGCAGCAGTGCCAGCAGCCGATTGTCGCTCGGTTTCGACTTGCGGTTCGAGCTGCACAATCTCCCGCTGCGCCGTGGCGAGATAAGGATTGTCGCTCCCCGGGTACGCCTGGACAAACCGCTGCCACTTCGCCAGCCTATCGCTCGCGCTGCCGTGCGCGTTCTTCGCCGCCTCGTAGGCCTGGCGCATCAACTCGGCCTTTTCCTTTTCGGCCGCGAGTGTTGCAGCTTTCTGTGCCGCAGCAGCGTTTGCCTCCGCTTCTTTCGTGAGCTGCGCGTCGAGGCGATCAACGTCCTTGCGCGCTTTGTCGGCGTACGGATTGTCCACTGGAAAATCGGTGAGGAACCGCTGGTACATTTCAAGCTGGTTCTGCGAACTGGATCCCTTCGCGGCCTTCTTCACCGCTGCCCAAGCCTTCTCCATGTCGGCCTTGTACTGTTTCTCATCAAACCCAATCGGTGCGGGAGGGCCTTCGGTCGCGAGTGAGCCGTAGTAGTCCTTCGTCGTTCCCGTGGGTGGCTGCGACGTCCCAATCGAAGATGCAGGTGACGAGGCAATCCCCTCGACGAGCGGCTCCAGGAACAGCTGCACGATCGCCTGGCAGCGCGGGTCATCGGCGGTCGCGTCGTCGCTGTTGCACTTCTCGTATCTCCCGTCCTGCCGAAGCGCGCCGACCGCGGCGCCGCTCGATGCGCCCGCGCCAGCGCCGTAAACCGTCGCTCCGCCGCCCGCCATGCGGCGCGCCGCAGAGGTGAGCTGGTACGCGCCCACGGCCATCCCCGAGATGTAGTGCGTAGCCTGCGCGCACTCTCCCGACAGCTCCTCGCGCTTGATGGCGGAGATCGACGCCTGTCGCATCCCGACGATGACGTAGTCGAGCGACCACTTGTCACCCTGTTGGAACTCAGCAACCAAGCTCAGCGCGCCGATGGGCAGTTTGGCAAAGACCTCGTCCTCGCTCGTGATGTACTCGGTGCTGCTCGCGGGCGTCGTCGGCACGAGCTTGTACTGACCCTGACGTTCGCAACCGTAGAGCACTTCGAGATCGCAGCCCGTGTACCTCACCAGGAGGACACCGCTCTGTGACGTCGCCTGCATCCTCGCCTTCTGCGTCGCG
This region includes:
- a CDS encoding DUF1566 domain-containing protein, yielding MHNAHRVLLILVVLTAAACGAPALPTGPAVTPPSGGGGGKYQCKNVSGKTDPWLVEWDATQKARMQATSQSGVLLVRYTGCDLEVLYGCERQGQYKLVPTTPASSTEYITSEDEVFAKLPIGALSLVAEFQQGDKWSLDYVIVGMRQASISAIKREELSGECAQATHYISGMAVGAYQLTSAARRMAGGGATVYGAGAGASSGAAVGALRQDGRYEKCNSDDATADDPRCQAIVQLFLEPLVEGIASSPASSIGTSQPPTGTTKDYYGSLATEGPPAPIGFDEKQYKADMEKAWAAVKKAAKGSSSQNQLEMYQRFLTDFPVDNPYADKARKDVDRLDAQLTKEAEANAAAAQKAATLAAEKEKAELMRQAYEAAKNAHGSASDRLAKWQRFVQAYPGSDNPYLATAQREIVQLEPQVETERQSAAGTAAQATAATAEQQRLAAERARLEEEAKKKVAEATQSREVQQPGTNLYWLRCPLGQTWSGSVCIREAMQMDWNAAMHACPSGYRLPTRQEFIDLLGGCDSDVGNEKSGNCKKCGLSDSCNRMFEFKTGLFWSSSTDDDYAWRSSFSDGGVGKARVKYEVSVRCVRSGS